TTGCCAATCAGAATCTTATATGCTTCTTTCATCATTTCATCAAAATAAATGATTAAATGTTTGTGAGTAGTTCTTTGGTCACGGTGTAGTACCTACCTGTCCTCTTAATAGGCGAATAGTTCCTGAAACTATTGTAGTCAATCTGATAGGTGAGATAGGTAAGGCTGTTGGGAGCAGGTGAGAGTTTCCAAATATCCTGCACAATCCTACGGACTTGGCTTTTGTCAGCCTTGCAGCCTGTGTTATTCAGCAGACATACCATATCATTGATACAGAAAGAATACTCGGTAACCACCATCTGCTCCATTACCTCTAAGCAGAGTTCAGACATTTCCAACTCTATCTTGTTTCTATTGCTGCGTATTATACGCTGTAGAGCAGGTGTAAAAGTTAGCTTGGGTGCAAACCACATACGACTTTCCTTTTGGGTAGATAGCGTGCGATGTTGCAGAAAATAAAGGAAGGCAGGAATCTCGGCTTTCAGCTTTTGCAGGAAGTCGGTATCGTCACTATCAAGTCGATTTATTTTCCTTACCCAATAGCGGGTTTCTCCCACGTCAATGATGACTGGGAGTAACTCGTTATTGGAACAGAGCACGAACTTGGCAAAGAAGGAGATTTCATCTCTGTCTTTGCCCTTTGCTTCCACCTTATAAGAAAGTGTCGTACTGAGGTTTTTGAGCCGCTCGCTATCTTCCCTGCGGTTGAGCAAAACTTCGTCCACAACGATAAGCAGTTTTCCTGCCCAATCAGCATTGAACTGGCTGCGGAAGTCCTCATTCGTGTTGAAAGTTACATTGTTCTGGAAAACAGCTTTAAGAAAATTGAGGAATGTACTCTTGCCTGTATTCCTTTCCTCTGATACCATCAAAAGGATGGGAAGTTTCTGCACTGGTTGAAGATAGAGCAACTGTAAGTAGTCTATGCCCAACTCATATTGTTCCCCGAAAATGTGATGTATCAGGGATTCGATGTGCGGAAACTCTCCTTCTTTTGGCTGGTGTCCTATCGGTTCATAGAGATTAAGAAATTTATCGACCACAGGTTGATAGTTCACATGGTTGGGAACAGTGCAAAAGCCGTCATACTTTGGGACTGTGGCTATGAAATCCTTTCCATAGTCCTGCCGCAATGTCTCATTGTTCCACACAATACGCTTTTTGGCGAAACCGCCATTGATGCGTGGTTGGTTCACAATCTTGTATAAGGTTGTGCCAACACGGATAAAATCTTCGTGTGCCATAAGTTACTTCTGCATTAAAGGTTTGCTGCCCATGATATACCTTTGAGCCTCTTGATTTATCTGTGCAGAAGTTTTAATTGGGTTCTGCCGTAGCCACGCTTCAAGTTCTGCCTTCTCAAAATAAAGCATCTTTCCTTGTGGCTTGTAATGAGGTATCAGATTTCCCGATGTGAGTTTGTAGAGATAACTCTTTGAGAGGTTTAAGAACCTGCTGGCTTCTTCAAAACTCAGCACGTTCTTATTCATGAATACCATTTGTTCGAGTTCTTCAACTCGAGTTTCTAATGTCTTGTTCATATTGAAAACATTTTGAATTAAACAATATGAAGGTGCACCTTCGCTAATTATTCGTTAACGAGGGCAAAATTAGAAACGATAAAAGTAATTGGCATTGAGCAATGTTTGAGGTATCAACCTATGCTCAACCTTTTTTCAGTTGTTTGATGTATTTATCAATAGTTTCCCATTCTTTCGGCTGCTTCATATTGATTTGGTCTGTTGCAGTGGAAAGATCGGTGCGTGTCAGTGATGTATCTTTTGTCTTCCCTAATACAAGTTCATTACGAGCAATCGCAGATTGCCATTCATCTGTAATGAATCCTTTCAGATTAAGACTCTGCATGAGATATGCCAGTTGGCGGTTGTTGTTTGATTTCAAGACACCTTTTAGTTTACAAGCAAAGAAGTCTTTGAGAATATTGGAGGATATGTTGGTCGTGAATAATTGAATTTCGTTGATGCAAGTGGTAAGAATCTCTATTTGCTCTTCCGTAAAATCAGATTGAAATGGATTTATTTCTTTACCAACAATGACAGGTTTCTTTTTCTGCTCACATGGTTCATCGTTTACCAAAATTGAAGAGCGAGGCTGAACGGTTTGTACCTCTGTCAATTCTATGCGGTCTATTTCTCCCATGAGATATTCTGCGTAGCGTTCATACAAAATAGCATCGACAAGATAAGAGAACATCGGCAGGGTATCATTATAGTAGGTATGTGCCTCAATGTACTTTGCATATTCAAATGAAGATATGGGGAAAGAGGTATATTTCTGTTTTTGTTCTTTGGTCAGTGATTCAAAGAAAGTGCTTTCCCACAAAAAGTTATCATCTGTATAGTATTTCTCTACACATGTAAGGGCAGGATAATTTAGATAAATGGAAAAAAGATCGTCTGTTATTCGGATATATTCTTTTTGTAAAATCTCTTTAAACTGCATATTGCTTACACAGCTCTTTTTCCTCAGAATATTTCCAATGAGCACATTGTAGGTCTGGGTAATGCAGTAGTTTAATATTCGTTGAATACTGTCAAGCTGTATCTTTAGATTGTCATTTTCCATTTTTGCAATTTTCTAAGATAGGTATTGTTTACAAAGATAGGGCATTCGTTGGAGAAAAAGCCAAGGAAGGGAAAGAAACAGAATAAAAGGGAAGAGTTGTCGTTAATTAAATATAAAACTAAGTGGCGAAAAACTATAAAAGTACACCTTTTTCTTTGTTTTGTTACAAAGTACACTTTTAGTACATATTAAAAAAGAAAAGCCCCTTGTAAATCAGTGATTTACAAGGGGCTTGTGGTACCAGACCCGGTACAAGATAGTGAAAACAAGAGAAACGAAAAGAATATATAATACTGATAATCAGTAATTTGAGTTTTTCTTATTTTTGCTAAATTAGCCTATTCTTGCCTGTTTTTTGTTAGATAGTACACTTTGATTTTCAAGACTTTTTAGTATCTTCGCAAAATAAGAAAACACCTGAAAATAAACGAGTTAATGATTTTACTCGGTTTGAAATGTGTGACGAACATTTATCCTTTGCGCCTGTATTATGGTCTGCGTTTCTGCGATGTGAAAGACTTAACCTATAAGAATATCGACTATACCAACCATCTTTTGAAGTTTGAGCAGAATAAAACCAAAGGACATTCTGCCAATAGCGGTGTGGTTATCCCTTTGAACGATGGTTTGCTTTCATTGATAGGAGAAGATCCAGAAAACTTAGATTCATCCATTTTCAACTTACCCACTTATGAGAGCTGTTGCAAATCAGTAAAACGGTGGGTAAAGCGTGCAGGAATCAATAAACACATCAGCTGGCACATGGCACGCCATACATTCGGTACGCTTGCTTTGAGTGCGGGAATTCCTATTGAGAGTATCGCCAAGATGATGGGACACACTTCAATCGCTAGCACACAGATATAATTGCATAGAAAGGCAACTTCTTATCATCGGCTAAAATTCGATATTCAAACCGGCAGAAGCATAAGGAGATACTTGGAAATAGCATGACCTGTCCCGAAACATACTCTTTAAGCTCCTGTCAGTGATTTCCGCAGGGCGTATGACATGAATGCCGGCCGTGAGGGGAATAGAGATGCGTTTGCCGAGTTTAATTTTGGGGCGGAAGCCGGCGATAATGTATTGGTGGGAGAAGATTTTGTCTTTTCCGTCCTGCACCATCAGCGCCATTTGTCCCTTCATTTCCGCCACGATGTTCAGACTTAAATGCCTGTTCGCATTATATCCCGCCGACATTTCCACACCGTCCATCATCGAGATTTTTACGGTATATTTTCCAGCCGTCGCCCAGTTCAGGTAAAAGGCGGGGAACAGCATCGGATAGCCGAAGGAGTTATTCAAAACAATCCC
The nucleotide sequence above comes from Segatella oris. Encoded proteins:
- a CDS encoding primase-helicase family protein, yielding MAHEDFIRVGTTLYKIVNQPRINGGFAKKRIVWNNETLRQDYGKDFIATVPKYDGFCTVPNHVNYQPVVDKFLNLYEPIGHQPKEGEFPHIESLIHHIFGEQYELGIDYLQLLYLQPVQKLPILLMVSEERNTGKSTFLNFLKAVFQNNVTFNTNEDFRSQFNADWAGKLLIVVDEVLLNRREDSERLKNLSTTLSYKVEAKGKDRDEISFFAKFVLCSNNELLPVIIDVGETRYWVRKINRLDSDDTDFLQKLKAEIPAFLYFLQHRTLSTQKESRMWFAPKLTFTPALQRIIRSNRNKIELEMSELCLEVMEQMVVTEYSFCINDMVCLLNNTGCKADKSQVRRIVQDIWKLSPAPNSLTYLTYQIDYNSFRNYSPIKRTGRYYTVTKELLTNI
- a CDS encoding helix-turn-helix domain-containing protein; protein product: MNKTLETRVEELEQMVFMNKNVLSFEEASRFLNLSKSYLYKLTSGNLIPHYKPQGKMLYFEKAELEAWLRQNPIKTSAQINQEAQRYIMGSKPLMQK